Proteins from a single region of Perognathus longimembris pacificus isolate PPM17 chromosome 27, ASM2315922v1, whole genome shotgun sequence:
- the LOC125342800 gene encoding vomeronasal type-2 receptor 116-like produces the protein DAMIAGFFPLYTLGADGSDDEAPGSEHHKLLNFKNYQFVLAFTFAVEEINKNPALLHNVTLGFDIHNVQVEAWKTLKNPFVSLFGNYNIPNYSCTRENKSIAVLTGPSGVISAQIGKFLDLYRFPQLTFGPFDRALNDHKKFPALYQMAPKDTSIATAMVSLLLYFRWNWVGLLTFRDENGLWILPELKEEMDKNRVCVAIELEIQNHIMPLNFMTLYDQINKSSANVLIIYGDYESLLYVMMSFEEYFIKGKVCIMNSQWDSTMKRKYFMIGSLHVPLIFSHHHPIVSGFTDFVKAMNPSTYPEDFYLAWLWFVSFNCSDSESDCVTWENCPRDASLDWLPEHIFDMTMSVDSYNIYNAVYAVAQALHEMLLHQAEVQTVGNRKKTVASHTQLHPFLKNIQFHNPAGDQVILDETRKWEAEYDIVNIWTFPEGLELKVELGKFFPHALHNHQLSLSEDMIQWAIGTTERPRSVCSESCGPGFRKSTPEGKAICCFVCTPCSENDIANETDMEQCVKCPDHQYANTQRNQCLGRSASFLAYGDPLGMALACVALGLSTLTAFVLGVFVKHHNTPIVKANNQALSYILLLSLIFCSLCSLLFIGRPNTVTCILQQTTFGVVFTAAVSAVLAKTVTVVLAFKVTTPGRRMRWLLVSGAPNFIIPICTLIQVTLCGIWLGTSPPFIDTDTYSEHGHLIILCNKGSLTAFYCVLGYMGSLALASFTVAFLARNLPDTFNEAKFLTFSMLVFCSVWLTFLPVYHSAKGKVMVAVEVFSILASSAGLLGCIFVPKCYIILIRPDRNCLHGFREKRHPHRSRSS, from the exons gatgcgatgattgctgggtttttccccCTCTACACTTTGGGAGCAGATGGCAGTGATGACGAAGCTCCCGGCAGTGAACACCACAAGCT GCTTAacttcaagaactaccagtttgttttggccttcacttttgctgttgaagagatcaacaaaaaccctgcTCTTTTACATAATGTGACTCTGGGGTTTGATATCCACAATGTTCAGGTCGAAGCTTGGAAAACACTTAAAAATCCCTTTGTTAGCCTCTTTGGGAACTACAACATTCCCAACTACTCCTGTACAAGAGAAAACAAGTCTATAGCAGTACTAACAGGACCATCAGGAGTAATATCTGCCCAAATTGGGAAATTTCTggacctctacaggtttccacag ctcacctttgggccttttgatcgTGCCCTGAATGACCATAAgaagttccctgctctctatcaaatggccccaaaggacacatcgatagccactgccatggtctccttactgctttacTTCAggtggaactgggtgggactgttaacctttcgagatgagaatggcttgtggattcttcctgaattgaaagaagagatggataagAATAGAGTTTGTGTAGCCATTGAGCTAGAAATCCAAAACCATATCATGCCATTAAACTTCATGACACTTTATGACCAGataaataaatcttcagcaaatgtcctcattaTCTATGGTGATTATGAATCCCTACTCTATGTAATGATGTCTTTTGAGGAATATTTCATAAAAGGAAAAGTTTGTATCATGAATTCACAGTGGGATTCAACCATGAAGAGGAAATATTTCATGATAGGGTCATTGCACGTACCTCTCATcttttcacaccatcacccaaTTGTTTCCGGAtttacagattttgtcaaggcaatgAACCCTTCCACGTACCCAGAAGACTTTTACCTTGCTTGGCTGTGGTttgtctcttttaattgctcagattctgagtctgactgtgtaacatgggagaactgtcctcgtgatgcctccttggattggttgcctgaacacatttttgacatgactatgtcagtggacagttacaatatatacaatgctgtgtatgctgtggcccaggctctccatgagatgcttcttcatcaagcaGAAGTACAAACAGTTGGAAATAGAAAGAAGACAGTGGCTTCCCACACACAG ttgcacccttttctgaagaacatccaatttcacaatcctgctggagatcaagtgATTTTGGATGAAACAAGGAAGtgggaggcagagtatgacattgtgaacatctGGACTTTTCCAGAAGGTCTGGAGCTTAAGGTGGAATTAGGAAAGTTTTTTCCACATGCTCTACATAAtcatcaactgtctttatctgaagatatgattcagtgggccataggaactacagag CGTCCTCggtctgtctgcagtgagagttgtggtcctggattcaggaaatccacTCCGGAGGGAAAGGCTATCTGCTGCTTTGTTTGCACCCCTTGTTCAGAGAATGACATTGCTAATGAGACAG acatggagcagtgtgtgaagtgtccagatcaccagtatgccaacacacagagaaaccagtgcctcggAAGAtctgcaagcttcctggcttatggggacCCCTTGGGAATGGCCTTGGCCTGcgtggctcttggtttatcgacactcacagcatttgttcttggggtctttgtgaaacatcacaacacccccattgtcaaggcaaataaccaggctctaagctacatcctgctcctctccctcatcttctgttccctctgttcattgctctttattggccgtcccaacacagtcacctgtaTTCTACAGCAAACTACATTTGGAGTTGTGTTCACTgcagctgtttctgctgttttggccaaaactgtcactgtggttctggccttcaaggtcactactcCAGGGAGAAGAATGAGGTGGCTGCttgtgtcaggggctcctaacttcatcattcccatctgcaccctgatccaggtaactctctgtggaatctggctgggaacctctcctcccttcattgacacagacacatactctgaacatggccaccttatcatcctgtgtaacaaggggtccctcactgccttctactgtgtcttgggatacatgggctccctggccctggccagcttcactgtggctttcctggccagaaacctgcctgacaccttcaatgaagccaagttcctgaccttcagcatgctggtgttctgcagtgtgtggctcaccttcctgcctgtctaccacagtgccaagggcaaggtcatggtggctgtggaggtcttctccatcttggcctccagtgcagggctcctgggctgcatctttgtccccaagtgctacatcatcttgataaggccAGATAGGAATTGTCTGCATGGCTTCCGGGAAAAAAGACATCCTCATAGAAGTAGGTCCTCATAA